The Streptomyces achromogenes genome window below encodes:
- a CDS encoding helix-turn-helix domain-containing protein, with translation MNVPQLAAVDAARAARVLNQVRDARLAGQRVRVAPRPVIEQSWERLLRSGVDPERDVRAGLLGADEVRRRREESPLREVLPVLREGLLSVADVAHHIMVVADGEGRVLWREGCGPVLRKADGLGFELGADWGEAVVGTNGVGTPAVVRRPVQVFAAEHFVRSHAAWTCAGAPITDPRNGRLLGVVDVSGPLETMHPATLAWVDSVAKLAESRLREKHLGSLERLRAVAAPALARIGGRAAVVDGEGWTAAVTGMPYTSRIALPKSPSPGRRWLPALGLCTLEPLAGGWLVRSVDEAAGRPPGGASRIVLDLTRPRRWSVTVSGDAGSWSHELSPRHAELLYLLAVRRGGRSAAELAQDMFGDSDRTVTVRAEMSRVRRYLGGFLEHRPYRFCEDAEVDVLLPADPAGLLPHSTAPAVVKNRTPSP, from the coding sequence ATGAACGTGCCGCAGCTCGCGGCCGTCGACGCCGCGCGGGCGGCGCGGGTGCTCAACCAGGTCCGTGACGCCCGGCTGGCCGGCCAGCGGGTGCGCGTCGCCCCGCGTCCGGTGATCGAGCAGTCCTGGGAGCGCCTACTGCGCAGCGGTGTCGATCCGGAGCGTGATGTCCGGGCGGGGCTGCTCGGCGCCGACGAGGTGCGGCGGCGGCGCGAGGAGTCGCCGCTGCGCGAGGTACTGCCGGTGCTGCGGGAGGGGTTGCTGTCGGTCGCGGACGTCGCTCACCACATCATGGTGGTCGCCGACGGGGAGGGCCGGGTGCTGTGGCGCGAGGGCTGCGGCCCGGTGCTGCGCAAGGCCGACGGGCTCGGCTTCGAGCTGGGCGCGGACTGGGGCGAGGCGGTGGTGGGCACCAACGGGGTGGGCACGCCGGCGGTGGTGCGCCGGCCCGTGCAGGTGTTCGCCGCCGAGCATTTCGTGCGCTCGCACGCCGCCTGGACCTGCGCGGGCGCGCCGATCACCGATCCGCGCAACGGCCGGCTGCTGGGCGTCGTCGACGTCAGCGGGCCACTGGAGACGATGCACCCGGCGACCCTCGCGTGGGTCGACTCGGTGGCGAAGCTCGCCGAGTCCAGGCTGCGGGAGAAGCATCTCGGTTCGCTGGAGCGGTTGCGCGCGGTGGCGGCGCCGGCGCTGGCCCGGATCGGCGGCCGGGCCGCGGTCGTGGACGGCGAGGGGTGGACGGCCGCGGTGACCGGGATGCCGTACACGAGCCGGATCGCGCTCCCGAAGTCGCCGTCGCCGGGACGTCGATGGCTGCCGGCACTGGGGCTGTGCACCCTCGAGCCGCTGGCCGGGGGTTGGCTGGTGCGGTCGGTGGACGAGGCGGCCGGGCGGCCGCCGGGCGGTGCGAGCCGGATCGTGCTGGACCTGACCAGACCCCGGCGCTGGTCGGTGACGGTGTCGGGGGACGCGGGCTCGTGGTCCCACGAACTCAGTCCCCGGCATGCGGAGTTGCTGTATCTGCTGGCGGTGCGGCGCGGCGGGCGCAGTGCCGCGGAGCTCGCGCAGGACATGTTCGGCGACTCGGACCGTACGGTGACGGTGCGGGCGGAGATGTCCCGGGTGCGGCGTTACCTGGGAGGATTTCTGGAACACCGGCCGTATCGTTTCTGCGAGGACGCCGAGGTCGACGTGCTTCTGCCCGCCGATCCCGCGGGGCTGTTGCCCCATTCGACCGCGCCCGCGGTGGTCAAAAACAGAACGCCGTCACCGTAG